CAAATTGATTAGGCCGAATAATTCCCTATGTATAGAATATAGAGTATAGAATATAGAAATATCAGTATTTGATTGATCTAAGTTCATGCAATTTCAATTTGTTAATAATTAATAAAAATTAATAATTAATAAAAATGAATAAAAAAATTATTCATTTTTATTATTTATTTATTATTAATATTTTGGGCAATCGTTGAATAAAATCAACTGAAAGGGAAATCATTTCGCCCTTTTTGTTACCTTTTTGTTATTGAATTTTATTTAATTACACGTCGTAAACCTATACAACAAGAATTATTGACAAAAATTCTTATATTCAAATTGTTTTAACAATGAATTAATAATGAGATGGACTGAGCAATCTAAAGTGAATATTCATTGAGACGAAGTATGATATTAAGTGAAGGAAAGGGTAATTTTAGGAAAAAGATCTTTTTTTTAGATCTTTTTCCCCTTACTCTTTAATATCATCGTAATTTTTTTGCTATCACTCTAGATCGTATATAACATAGTTGTATATTTAGATTCCCCTATTCTATTCCCTAAGTTAAGTAATTCTCTTGAGCCACCCACCATATACATTTATACATTGCTTTGGGCTAAGCTAAAAAAGACTATTTCAATATTTCAATGATGGCCCTCCATGGATTCACCTATATAAGCCGCGGCTAAAGTTGCAAAAATAAGAGCTTGAATACCACTTGTAAATAATCCAAGGAGCATGACAGGTATAGGAACTACTAAAGGTACTAAAGAAACAAGAACAACAACTACTAATTCATCAGCTAAGATATTCCCGAAAAGTCGAAAACTAAGTGATAAAGGTTTTGTGAAATCTTCTAAGATGTTAATGGGTAAAAGGATTGGGGTTGGTTGAATATATTTTCCGAAATAACCTAATCCTTTTTTTGTAAGACCCGCATAGAAATATGCCACTGATGTGAGTAAAGCCAAAGCAACAGTAGTATTTATATCATTCGTGGGTGCGGCTAACTCCCCATGAGGTAATTGTATGATTTTCCAAGGTAAAAGAGCTCCTGACCAATTAGAAACAAAAATAAATAAAAACATAGTGCCAATAAAAGGAACCCAGGGCCCATATTCTTCTCCAATTTGAGTTTTACTCACATCTCGAATGAATTCAAGAACATATTCGAAGAAATTCTGACCCCCGGTTGGAATGGTTTGTGGGTTCCGAACAGCTATAGTGGCTGAACCTAATAAGATAGCAATTACAACCCAAGAAGTAATAAGTACTTGGCCATGTACTTGGAAACCCCCTATTTGCCAATAGAAATGTTGGCCTACTTCCACACCGGATATATCGTATAACCCCTTTAGAGTATTGATGGAACATGATAGAACATTCATATTGCCTTGCCCTCTGAAAAAATGGAACTTGAAACAAAATTTTTTGATTCAACCATCTCTTTGTCTATTTGAATCGGATATTTTGAATACCAACTAAGATTTCGAATACTAATAAATCACATAATATCCCCTGTTATTTTTATCTCTTTTTTGAAATTCAGAAATAGTAAGCGATTCCATAAGGGATTTCTGAAGTAAGTTATTTATCTTATTATGTTATTATTAATCAAGGATTTCTTATATAGCTAGAACGACCCTCACAAATTGCGAATACTAATTTGTTAAGAATTAATCGGATTGAGGATATGGCGTCATCATTCGCTGGAATTGAAATATCTGCGAGATCGGGGTCACAATTTGTATCGGTTAAACAAATTGTTGGAATTCCTAAAGTAATACACTCTCGCAGGGCCGTATATTCTTCGTGCTGATCAACGATGATTACAATATCGGGTACCCCTGTCATATATTTAATCCCGCCCAGATATGTTTGCAAGCGAGATAATTGTCTTTTCAACATAGCTGCATCTCTTTTCGGGAGACGGTTGAGTCTCCCTGTTTTTTGTTCCATTCTCAAGTCCCTGAACTTATGAAGTCTTGTTTCTGTAGTGGACCAATTCGTTAACATACCGCCAAGCCATTTTTTATTAACATAATGACACCGGGCCCTTATTGCAGCCCACTCTACTGAATCAGCTGCTTTATTTTTGGTACCAACAATTAAGAATTGTTTTCCCCTACTTGCTGCGTCAAAAACTAAATCACAAGCTTCTGATAAAAAACGAGCAGTTCTAGTAAGATTTGTAATATGAATACCCTTACGCTTTGCCGAGATATAAGGCGCCATTTTAGGATTCCATTTCCTAGTACCATGACCAAAATGAACTCCTGCCTCCATCATCTCTTCCAAATTTATGTTCCAATATCTTCTTGTCATTTCTCCCCACACCCTCCCCCTTTTTTTATTCTTTTTCAAAAAAAAAAAGAGACGAGGAACCCTGAACTGAAATAAATAATTGTTCCGATGGAACCTTCTCTTCTACCGTAGATTGGACGTAGATACACGACCCAAACCATTATTCTTTTCTATTCATTATTCTTTTTATTACCTTATTACCAAAGCAAATAACCATACGAAATGCAGATAGCGAAAGAGATGAATCCGTTATTAGGAATCATTAAATCCTATAAATGATTGTTCGGGTATGTCGTGGAATTTTTTTGAAAGACAAGAATCAAATAATTTTCTGTGGTGGAACAAAATATCTCTCATCTCCCCCTCGAATAGATTCTTTTTTTTTGTTTCCAAAGGAATGTTGTTATGTTGTTTTGAAGGGTGCACTAATCCCTTGAATCCGGTACCAACGGGTATCACCCCCCCCAAAACAACGTTCTCTTTCAGGCCTTTCAACCAATCGATACGACCCCGGAGAGCCGCTTTTGCTAAAACTCGAGCAGTTTCTTGAAAACTCGCTTCAGATATGAAACTTTGAGTATTGAGAGATGCTCTTGTTATTCCCAATAAGACGACTCGGTAACAGATCGCTTCTTCCAAAGCGCGCCCCATTCGTTCTGCTCGCAACAATCCAATAAGTTCTCCGGGTGAAAAAACATTAGACATTCCATCTTCTGAAACCAACACTTTTGATGTTATTTGACGTACAATAATTTCTATATGCCTATTATGAATCTGCACCCCCTGGGAGCGATAAACCTGTTGGATTTTATTAACCAAAGAGATTCGGCTTTGCGCTATAGTTAGCTCAGCACCAATCAAGAATCCCCAAGGAATTCCAAGAATTCTTGTTATACATTTGTTCCAACCCTCAACCCTCTTTTCTAGATTCATGGATATTGAATCAATCGAACGCACTTCTAACACCTGTTCTACTTTTGGAAGACCCTGTGTTATATCACCAGATCTCGATTTTTCATATATAAATGTAACTAATGTATCTCCTTCGTAAAGGGTTTCCCCATAATGGCCATGAACAGTTGCTCCGGGGGTGGCCAAATAAGGCTTAGCTGATCGTATCACTATCGAGTCAACTTGAACAAGTATAACTTGACCCGATTTGAGGGGCGATCCGTTTTTGGCTATACATACATTTTCACAAATAAACTGTCCAAGACTAATTATTTTAGATGTCTCTTCACAATAATTGTGATGGAGAAAATACCAATTCAAATTTAATGGATTTAAAATAATGTTACGACATGGATCGGGATTAAAAATTTTTCCATTTTCATCCATTAAATAATATTTAAATTTAATCACTTGAAAAGTCTGTTTTAAATTGTCAAGTTGCAAATAGTTAGTTACTAAGATCTGATTATGAGTTATTAAATGGTAAGATGAATAAAAATTCTCAATTGGAAGGCATGTTCCTAAAGGGCCCAATGAATTCCTAATTGGAATTAGGGTATCTTTTTTAATTGATTCTTTTATCACACTGTGATATTTTACATCCTTGAATGGCCCCATTCGAGAACAATTGGCTGCTGACAAAATTATCAACGACTGACATTCCTTATTTCTATTCAACAACGTATGAATAGTTCCTTGAGGTTGGTTAAGAGATTGTTGAATTTTTGCCTTGGAATAGGAATAAATGGAAGAAAAGGGGTTGATATTGGTACAATCTGATCCATTATCAGAGAGCAATCCTGACCCCGACGGATCATTCCTTTTTCCGATATATGAAATAGGGGATTTCACTAAGTTGATTCTTAGGAAATGTCGAATCAAACCATTTGTCCTTATTTCAACAAAAGAAGCACGGGCTTCCTCGCAAGAAGAACTTTTTTTGTCTTGATTCCAATTCAATACTAAACAAGTCCGAACTAATTGAATACTTGTGTCAGAAATTCCTCGAATCGGTTTGCCATTTCCATAAAGGATATAATTGACAATTCGAAGTTGCACATTATCCCTTTCCTGCAATGGATCCGGTGGAAAAAGGGTTGCTAAATTTATACCGTCCGTTATTTCATATGTGACGACAGGTCGAACTAAAACAAAAAACCTTTTCTTACTAGGTGTAATCCGTTGGACATAGATCCAATTTTGCACTTTTTTGGATTCCTTGGAATTTATTTTTCCTGTTCCTGGTGGTATCAAAACGCCGGTATGTCTGGATATCTTATCTGTCTCGCCAGGAAAATGGATATCTCCAGAAAAGATTTTAAGTTCAATTCGTTTTTTTTTTCTCTCCACCCGGACCAACCCACCGACTCGGCTTCTTAGATTTAAGGTGATTTGTGTATCTACCCCAACGATACTATTGTTCCGTACCATTATGGAAGAAGATCCGGGCAAGATATGTACCTCTTCAGGAATGAAAAAAAATCGATCTACTTTCATTTGGTATTTTGGCCTAAATTCCTTGACTCCTCGATACTCAATCAAATCCTCTTTTTTGATGACTGAATGCGTTTCTATAGTCCCATATTTAATAATGCCCGAACTCTTTCTTCTGTATCGAGGATCATCGAAATAAGCAAGAATACTATTTCGACGGAAAATACCATTTACGGGGATTTCAATCGAGATACCTGAACAGGGCATTAGTTCATTCTCGAGTTCTTGAATCGAGTGTAGTGGAATGATGAATTTATTTCTTCGCCTTTTTGACAATAAATCAGAATTCTCGTGGAGAATAGGCGAATATACGAGATTATACTGACCAGTACATATGATTCGATTAAGGTCTGAATAATCAGGAATCCTATCTTCTTTTTTACCAGAAAAACCCGAACTAAATAATTTCTGCCTCGCCTGATCATTGGTTACTGAGAGGTTAGAAGTATATCTTCGCTTGCCAGAAAGAGAATGCGCATTCATTTGATCCTGATCCTTGTGGATCGAAAGGTAGACTAGAC
This DNA window, taken from Lycium barbarum chloroplast, complete genome, encodes the following:
- the rpoC2 gene encoding RpoC2 codes for the protein MEVLMAERANLVFHNKAIDGTAMKRLISRLIEHFGMAYTSHILDQVKTLGFQQATATSISLGIDDLLTIPSKGWLVQDAEQQSLILEKHHHYGNVHAVEKLRQSIEIWYATSEYLRQEMNPNFRMTDPFNPVHIMSFSGARGNASQVHQLVGMRGLMSDPQGQMIDLPIQSNLREGLSLTEYIISCYGARKGVVDTAVRTSDAGYLTRRLVEVVQHIVVRRTDCGTARGISVSPRNGMMPERIFSQTLIGRVLADDIYMGPRCIATRNQDIGIGLVNRFITFRAQPISIRTPFTCRSTSWICRLCYGRSPTHGDLVELGEAVGIIAGQSIGEPGTQLTLRTFHTGGVFTGGTAEHVRAPSNGKIKFNEDLVHPTRTRHGHPAFLCSIDLYVTIESEDILHNVNIPPKSLLLVQNDQYVESEQVIAEIRAGISTLNFKEKVRKHIYSDSDGEMHWSTDVYHAPEFTYGNVHLLPKTSHLWILLGGPCRSSLVYLSIHKDQDQMNAHSLSGKRRYTSNLSVTNDQARQKLFSSGFSGKKEDRIPDYSDLNRIICTGQYNLVYSPILHENSDLLSKRRRNKFIIPLHSIQELENELMPCSGISIEIPVNGIFRRNSILAYFDDPRYRRKSSGIIKYGTIETHSVIKKEDLIEYRGVKEFRPKYQMKVDRFFFIPEEVHILPGSSSIMVRNNSIVGVDTQITLNLRSRVGGLVRVERKKKRIELKIFSGDIHFPGETDKISRHTGVLIPPGTGKINSKESKKVQNWIYVQRITPSKKRFFVLVRPVVTYEITDGINLATLFPPDPLQERDNVQLRIVNYILYGNGKPIRGISDTSIQLVRTCLVLNWNQDKKSSSCEEARASFVEIRTNGLIRHFLRINLVKSPISYIGKRNDPSGSGLLSDNGSDCTNINPFSSIYSYSKAKIQQSLNQPQGTIHTLLNRNKECQSLIILSAANCSRMGPFKDVKYHSVIKESIKKDTLIPIRNSLGPLGTCLPIENFYSSYHLITHNQILVTNYLQLDNLKQTFQVIKFKYYLMDENGKIFNPDPCRNIILNPLNLNWYFLHHNYCEETSKIISLGQFICENVCIAKNGSPLKSGQVILVQVDSIVIRSAKPYLATPGATVHGHYGETLYEGDTLVTFIYEKSRSGDITQGLPKVEQVLEVRSIDSISMNLEKRVEGWNKCITRILGIPWGFLIGAELTIAQSRISLVNKIQQVYRSQGVQIHNRHIEIIVRQITSKVLVSEDGMSNVFSPGELIGLLRAERMGRALEEAICYRVVLLGITRASLNTQSFISEASFQETARVLAKAALRGRIDWLKGLKENVVLGGVIPVGTGFKGLVHPSKQHNNIPLETKKKNLFEGEMRDILFHHRKLFDSCLSKKFHDIPEQSFIGFNDS
- the atpI gene encoding AtpI, giving the protein MNVLSCSINTLKGLYDISGVEVGQHFYWQIGGFQVHGQVLITSWVVIAILLGSATIAVRNPQTIPTGGQNFFEYVLEFIRDVSKTQIGEEYGPWVPFIGTMFLFIFVSNWSGALLPWKIIQLPHGELAAPTNDINTTVALALLTSVAYFYAGLTKKGLGYFGKYIQPTPILLPINILEDFTKPLSLSFRLFGNILADELVVVVLVSLVPLVVPIPVMLLGLFTSGIQALIFATLAAAYIGESMEGHH
- the rps2 gene encoding ribosomal protein S2, whose amino-acid sequence is MTRRYWNINLEEMMEAGVHFGHGTRKWNPKMAPYISAKRKGIHITNLTRTARFLSEACDLVFDAASRGKQFLIVGTKNKAADSVEWAAIRARCHYVNKKWLGGMLTNWSTTETRLHKFRDLRMEQKTGRLNRLPKRDAAMLKRQLSRLQTYLGGIKYMTGVPDIVIIVDQHEEYTALRECITLGIPTICLTDTNCDPDLADISIPANDDAISSIRLILNKLVFAICEGRSSYIRNP